The Carassius auratus strain Wakin chromosome 5, ASM336829v1, whole genome shotgun sequence genome includes a window with the following:
- the LOC113080867 gene encoding long-chain-fatty-acid--CoA ligase ACSBG2-like codes for MSSDECISQSDSKEIPVSGNNSQGSSKTGEYQTVNLHDSKDQPNGDCSFSVMKRNTGNNPAIPLTTGGVRLAPAQELWSAARDKPVKLRMETSGLGSEPPMTIHQMFLGTVQKYGDYPALRAKKEGTWVTLTYKEYYQHARAAAKSFLSLGLERFHGVGILGFNSPEWFIADVGCILAGGLATGIYTTNSPEACQYVADNCEANVLVVENNKQLIKILQVRDQLPHLKAIVQYKGELEQKLPNVYTWAEFMKLGESVSEAELDALIDSQKANECCTLIYTSGTTGNPKGVMLSQDNITWTATAAGLMTNLNMAEEEIVSYLPLSHVAAQVHDMWICMRFAAITNFAEPDALKGSLANTLRDVRPTSFLGVPRVWEKMQEAMKSAGAKSSVTKKKIGDWAKGIGLQASYNAMNGDSSVPWGFTLANALVFKNVRKALGLDRCKACYTGAAPITKDTLEYFMSLYITIFELYGMSESTGPHSVSCAEGYHIMSCGKVLTGCKTKLDKPDTDGTGEICFWGRHVFMGYLNMPDKTEEALDADGWLHSGDLGKHDKDDFLYITGRIKELIITAGGENVPPVPIEDALKEEVSIVSNAMLVGDKKKFLSMLLTLKCNVDDNGDPTDELTPLAVEFCRQHGVIASKVSEIINKKEPAIYKVIQEGIDCVNANATSNAQRVQKWTILSRDFSVSGGELGPTMKLKRPVVSKMYQEEINKFYSE; via the exons ATGTCTTCCGATGAGTGTATATCACAGAGTGATTCCAAGGAAATTCCTGTCTCCGGAAATAATAGTCAAGG TTCTTCTAAAACTGGTGAATATCAGACCGTAAACCTTCATGACTCCAAAGACCAACCCAATGGAGATTGTTCATTCTCTGTAATGAAGAGAAACACAG GCAATAATCCTGCTATACCACTGACGACTGGAGGTGTGCGACTCGCTCCAGCTCAGGAGCTGTGGAGCGCGGCCAGAGACAAGCCTGTCAAACTGAGGATGGAGACATCGGGACTCGGCTCAGAACCTCCGATGACCATCCATCAGATGTTCCTGGGTACAGTGCAGAAGTACGGAGACTATCCTGCCCTCCGTGCAAAGAAGGAAGGAACATGGGTCACTCTGACCTATAAGGAGTACTATCAACATGCAAGAGCGGCAGCCAAAAGCTTTCTGAGC CTTGGCCTGGAGCGATTCCATGGAGTCGGCATTCTGGGCTTCAACTCTCCTGAATGGTTTATAGCAGACGTCGGATGTATCCTAGCAGG GGGACTGGCCACTGGGATCTACACAACTAACTCTCCAGAGGCCTGCCAGTATGTCGCTGATAACTGTGAAGCCAATGTTCTGGTGGTCgaaaacaacaaacaactgaTCAAAATCCTCCAG GTCAGAGATCAGCTGCCACATCTGAAGGCTATTGTTCAGTACAAGGGTGAACTGGAGCAGAAGTTACCAAATGTCTATACA TGGGCTGAATTTATGAAGTTGGGGGAGAGTGTCTCTGAAGCCGAGCTGGATGcgctgatagacagtcaaaaggCCAACGAGTGCTGCACATTAATCTACACATCAGGCACCACAGGGAATCCCAAAGGGGTCATGCTCAGCCAAGATAAT ATCACTTGGACAGCCACTGCAGCAGGTCTCATGACCAATCTGAATATGGCTGAGGAGGAAATCGTGAGCTACTTGCCCTTGAGTCACGTGGCAGCCCAGGTCCATGACATGTGGATCTGTATGAGGTTTGCCGCCATAACCAATTTCGCCGAGCCAGATGCCCTGAAG GGCTCCTTGGCCAACACTCTGAGAGATGTGCGTCCCACAAGCTTTTTGGGAGTTCCCCGAGTTTGGGAAAAAATGCAGGAAGCAATGAAATCTGCTGGTGCAAAGTCGTCCGTTACGAAGAAAAAGATTGGAGACTGGGCCAAGGGGATCGGACTTCAAGCTAGCTATAATGCCATGAATGG TGATTCCTCAGTGCCGTGGGGCTTCACGTTGGCGAATGCCCTTGTTTTCAAGAATGTAAGAAAAGCTCTGGGCCTCGACCGCTGTAAGGCCTGTTACACAGGTGCAGCTCCCATCACCAAAGACACACTGGAGTACTTCATGAGCCTTTACATCACCATCTTTGAGCTGTACGGCATGAGCGAGAGCACTGGACCTCACTCCGTCTCCTGTGCCGAGGGTTATCACATTATGAG TTGTGGTAAAGTGTTGACTGGCTGCAAAACTAAGTTAGACAAGCCGGATACAGATGGAACCGGTGAGATCTGTTTCTGGGGGAGGCATGTGTTTATGGGATACCTGAACATGCCAGACAAGACTGAGGAGGCACTGGATGCAGACGGGTGGCTTCACTCAGGAGACCTGGGCAAACACGACAAAGATGACTTCCTGTACATCACCGGCAGGATAAAAG AATTAATCATTACTGCTGGTGGAGAAAATGTACCACCCGTCCCCATTGAGGATGCCCTAAAGGAGGAGGTGTCAATCGTCAGCAATGCCATGCTGGTTGGGGACAAAAAGAAGTTTCTCTCTATGCTACTCACACTCAAG tgtaacGTTGATGACAATGGAGACCCCACAGATGAGCTGACTCCATTAGCGGTGGAGTTTTGTCGGCAACATGGTGTAATTGCCAGCAAAGTCTCAGAAATCATTAACAAAAAAGAACCGGCCATTTACAAAGTCATCCAGGAAGGCATAGACTGCGTAAATGCCAACGCCACATCCAATGCCCAGAGAGTCCAAAAGTGGACCATCCTCTCAAGAGACTTCTCTGTGTCTGGCGGAGAACTTG gtCCAACCATGAAGCTCAAAAGGCCTGTTGTCAGTAAAATGTATCaagaagaaataaacaaattttataGTGAATAA
- the LOC113080874 gene encoding flavin reductase (NADPH) isoform X1 yields the protein MLFMLLSLRRSLEITNVISGHLQEYRVLSGVMMKIAVVGATGQTGEQLVNQALQQGHCVTALVRNPAKLTLTHENLKVVEADIFSEDSLKLHFKGQDAVLSCLGFPISFLHGVTGYSQSMKAALNAMREVKVNRIITMTSWYTDPNSGSNSSYFIRFMLLPMIRSVLNNMYEMENLLKQTEDINWTVVRPPGLKNTPTTANEFLTHEGYYVPDENGAPIGQSVSRGDVARFMLSLLNNNAWMKKAVAIATK from the exons ATGCTTTTCATGTTGTTGTCGTTGAGGAGGAGTCTTGAGATAACAAATGTCATTTCCGGACATTTG CAGGAATATAGGGTTCTGTCCGGAGTAATGATGAAGATTGCAGTAGTTGGCGCGACTGGTCAAACCGGGGAGCAGCTGGTCAATCAGGCTCTTCAGCAGGGACACTGCGTCACTGCCCTCGTCAGAAACCCGGCGAAACTGACGCTAACGCACGAGAACCTCAAG GTGGTTGAAGCAGACATTTTCTCAGAAGACAGCTTGAAACTGCACTTCAAAGGTCAGGATGCTGTCTTGTCCTGTCTTGGCTTTCCAATCTCATTTTTACATGGAGTCACTGGCTACAGTCAGTCTATGAAGGCAGCATTGAATGCTATGCGTGAAGTCAAAGTCAATCGAATCATCACCATGACCTCGTGGTACACTGACC CAAATTCAGGCTCCAATTCTTCCTATTTCATCCGCTTCATGTTGCTTCCCATGATCAGAAGTGTTCTGAACAACATGTATGAAATGGAAAACCTTCTTAAGCAGACTGAAGACATCAACTGGACTGTTGTCCGGCCGCCTGGTCTCAAGAATACACCAACAACAG CCAATGAGTTCCTCACTCATGAAGGTTATTATGTCCCTGATGAAAATGGTGCGCCAATCGGCCAGTCTGTGTCACGAGGAGATGTGGCTCGTTTCATGCTCTCTCTACTCAATAACAATGCTTGGATGAAGAAAGCTGTTGCTATCGCCACCaaatga
- the LOC113080874 gene encoding flavin reductase (NADPH) isoform X2: protein MMKIAVVGATGQTGEQLVNQALQQGHCVTALVRNPAKLTLTHENLKVVEADIFSEDSLKLHFKGQDAVLSCLGFPISFLHGVTGYSQSMKAALNAMREVKVNRIITMTSWYTDPNSGSNSSYFIRFMLLPMIRSVLNNMYEMENLLKQTEDINWTVVRPPGLKNTPTTANEFLTHEGYYVPDENGAPIGQSVSRGDVARFMLSLLNNNAWMKKAVAIATK, encoded by the exons ATGATGAAGATTGCAGTAGTTGGCGCGACTGGTCAAACCGGGGAGCAGCTGGTCAATCAGGCTCTTCAGCAGGGACACTGCGTCACTGCCCTCGTCAGAAACCCGGCGAAACTGACGCTAACGCACGAGAACCTCAAG GTGGTTGAAGCAGACATTTTCTCAGAAGACAGCTTGAAACTGCACTTCAAAGGTCAGGATGCTGTCTTGTCCTGTCTTGGCTTTCCAATCTCATTTTTACATGGAGTCACTGGCTACAGTCAGTCTATGAAGGCAGCATTGAATGCTATGCGTGAAGTCAAAGTCAATCGAATCATCACCATGACCTCGTGGTACACTGACC CAAATTCAGGCTCCAATTCTTCCTATTTCATCCGCTTCATGTTGCTTCCCATGATCAGAAGTGTTCTGAACAACATGTATGAAATGGAAAACCTTCTTAAGCAGACTGAAGACATCAACTGGACTGTTGTCCGGCCGCCTGGTCTCAAGAATACACCAACAACAG CCAATGAGTTCCTCACTCATGAAGGTTATTATGTCCCTGATGAAAATGGTGCGCCAATCGGCCAGTCTGTGTCACGAGGAGATGTGGCTCGTTTCATGCTCTCTCTACTCAATAACAATGCTTGGATGAAGAAAGCTGTTGCTATCGCCACCaaatga
- the LOC113080901 gene encoding N-acylethanolamine-hydrolyzing acid amidase: MKLQICVFLGVTVFCVSTADFSPPVVNISLDVPDFQRWAPLKNLYDIDFLRKAASEVIDSTVPKWVHEAVKPIVKALEKYIPQPYAGEIRGMASFYGADIVDIVLLNFAYEVSAFCTSIVTQDTKGNIYHGRNLDYPHSVLRNLTLDVLFIKNGKVAYRGTTFAGYVGLWTGQSPNKFTVSGNQRSKGHWWENVISAVLLKSSPVSWLVRETLEAAVDFQDAAVRLAKVPIITDVYYILGGVHDGEGMVITRDRSGSADIWPLDPLQGNWYRVETNYDHWLPAPKQDDRRDVAMKALNATGQNHISMDSLYKVLSVHPVCKRSTVYTTVMSAGTPEKYTTVVRDTCV; the protein is encoded by the exons ATGAAGCTACAGATCTGTGTGTTTCTCGGCGTGACAGTTTTCTGCGTGTCGACAGCTGATTTCTCTCCTCCAGTGGTCAACATCAGTCTGGACGTGCCTGACTTTCAGCGATGGGCTCCTCTGAAGAACCTGTATGACATCGACTTCTTGAGAAAAGCTGCGTCTGAAGTGATCGA CTCAACTGTTCCCAAATGGGTTCATGAAGCAGTTAAACCTATAGTGAAGGCTCTGGAGAAATACATCCCACAGCCCTATGCTGGAGAAATACGGGGCATGGCATCCTTCTATGGCGCTGACATTGTAGATATTGTGCTGTTGAACTTTGCCTATGAAGTATCTGC cttttgcaCCAGTATTGTAACTCAGGATACAAAGGGCAATATTTACCATGGCAGAAACCTGGATTATCCCCACAGTGTGCTCAGAAATCTTACTCTAGatgtactttttattaaaaatggaaag GTGGCGTACAGAGGAACCACTTTTGCTGGTTATGTTGGGCTGTGGACAGGACAAAGCCCCAACAAGTTCACAGTGTCTGGCAACCAACGCA gtAAGGGGCATTGGTGGGAGAATGTAATTTCagcagttttattaaaaagttctcCAGTTAGCTGGCTAGTGCGAGAG ACTCTGGAAGCAGCTGTGGATTTCCAGGATGCAGCAGTGAGACTGGCCAAGGTGCCGATCATCACAGATGTTTATTACATTTTGGGtggtgttcatgatggtgaggGTATGGTCATCACCAGAGACCGGAGCGGGTCAGCCGACATCTGGCCTCTGGATCCACTTCAGGGAAA CTGGTATAGAGTTGAAACCAATTATGACCACTGGCTTCCCGCCCCTAAACAGGATGACCGAAG AGATGTGGCCATGAAAGCTTTGAATGCCACTGGTCAAAACCATATTAGTATGGATTCTCTGTATAAG GTTTTATCGGTGCATCCAGTATGTAAACG GAGCACTGTTTATACGACCGTCATGAGTGCCGGCACTCCTGAGAAGTACACAACAGTTGTCAGAGAT ACGTGCGTGTGA
- the LOC113080907 gene encoding serine/threonine-protein phosphatase with EF-hands 2-like, which yields MGCGATKTSKFNRRFDKDGHAIPAAITIKAAVLIQRWYRQYAARMEMRRRYTWNIFQSMEYADLQDQIKLYNFLGYLMDNFTRSSSERKLISHIFRENEVCRDAEWERYFSFTNIDVPDIYAGPRLTFPLDMDQVADLVEAFKNKQQLHSRYVLQLLLETWRLLRVLPNINRVSTCHSKEITICGDLHGQLEDLLLIFYKNGMPSLEKPYVFNGDFVDRGKDSMEILLILFAFLLVYPGDVYLNRGNHEDHIINLRYGFTKEVLSKYKLHGRRILKLLQKIFSWLPLVTVIDQRVLIVHGGVSDTTDLALIARVDRHRYVSSLRPPKKKTPSRINVYANSERLPETVLCKNTMGSLTFPKPFGARDSFQRRSLQDFSSTMARTLEGEFEVRRRQAEFSLSSFSKSHSILSTALSPDSEPDSSQLTDNSNDEWKQILDLLWSDPMSQDGCIPNEVRGGGCYWGPDVTEDFLNRHNLQLIIRSHECKQDGYEFCHNRKVLTIFSASNYYEAGSNRGAFVRLGPDLVPYFVQYQVTHMTRGLSFPQSVKRTEHTAFKALRELLFVHKSDLLSAFQEIDKENTGLICLNDWASAIERVLHLDLPWQVLHPQLLSSTKEGKLDYQGWFRDLALKKPRSQHIEQTMLETLYRHRSTLETIFRIVDTDNSGLITFEDFRQTLKLLSAYLKMEISDEVINGLVISTDTNNDGSIDIDEFMEAFRLVDKSRLERGQSLLKLKQDTDKCLTSQTVDNPASQTEDLL from the exons ATGGGGTGTGGTGCCACAAAAACCAGCAAATTCAACAGACGATTTGATAAAG ATGGACATGCCATCCCAG CGGCCATAA CAATAAAAGCAGCGGTGCTGATCCAGCGCTGGTACCGACAGTATGCGGCTCGCATGGAAATGAGACGCAGATACACCTGGAACATCTTCCAGTCCATGGAGTACGCAGACCTACAAGACCAGATCAAA TTATACAATTTTCTTGGTTACCTGATGGATAACTTCACTCGATCAAGCAGTGAAC GAAAACTGATCTCACACATCTTCCGAGAAAACGAGGTTTGCAGAGATGCAGAGTGGGAGAGATACTTCAGCTTCACCAATATTGATGTCCCAGACATTTACGCTGGCCCACGACTAACCTTTCCTTTAGATATGGACCAGGTGGCTGATCTTGTAGAggcctttaaaaacaaacaa CAGCTTCACTCTCGTTACGTTCTTCAGCTTCTTCTGGAAACATGGAGGTTGCTCAGAGTGTTGCCAAATATCAACCGAGTCTCGACATGCCATAGCAAAGAAATAACCATTTGTG GTGATCTACATGGGCAATTAGAAGACCTGCTACTAATATTTTACAAG AATGGAATGCCGTCACTGGAGAAACCTTATGTTTTCAACGGAGACTTTGTGGACCGAGGCAAAGACTCCATGGAGATTCTGCTCATACTGTTTGCTTTCCTGCTTGTGTATCCTGGAGATGTTTATCTTAATCGAGGAAACCATGAAGATCACATCATTAATCTGAG GTATGGCTTCACCAAAGAAGTACTGAGCAAATACAAG CTGCATGGGAGGCGTATTCTCAAGCTGCTCCAGAAGATCTTCAGCTGGCTGCCTTTAGTGACAGTAATCGACCAGCGGGTGCTGATAGTCCACGGAGGAGTCTCAGACACCACTGATCTCGCTCTGATAGCTCGAGTGGACAGACACAGA TATGTGTCTTCTCTGAGGCCTCCTAAGAAGAAGACTCCATCACGTATTAATGTATATGCGAATTCAGAGCGTTTACCTGAGACGGTCCTCTGTAAGAATACAATGGGCTCGCTGACCTTTCCCAAACCGTTTGGTGCTCGGGACAGTTTTCAGAGACGCTCCCTTCAAGACTTCTCAAGCACCATGGCTCGGACGCTTGAGGGGGAGTTTGAGGTTCGTCGTAGACAAGCAGAGTTTAGTCTGTCCAGCTTCAGCAAGTCTCACAGTATACTGAGCACTGCTCTGTCGCCTGACTCTGAACCAGACTCATCACAGCTCACCGACAACAGCAATGATGAGTGGAAACAG ATTTTGGACCTGCTGTGGAGTGACCCCATGTCTCAGGACGGTTGCATTCCCAATGAGGTCCGTGGTGGAGGCTGTTATTGGGGTCCTGATGTCACAGAAGACTTTCTGAACAGGCACAATCTCCAGCTCATCATCCGCTCACACGAGTGCAAACAGGACGGATACGAGTTTTGCCACAATCGTAAG GTCCTGACCATTTTTTCAGCCTCTAACTACTATGAGGCTGGCAGTAACAGAGGAGCCTTTGTCAGACTGGGTCCAGATCTCGTGCCCTACTTCGTTCAGTATCAGGTCACCCATATGACCCGAGGACTGAGCTTTCCACAAAG TGTAAAACGCACAGAGCATACAGCTTTCAAAGCCCTACGAGAGCTACTGTTTGTGCACAAGTCAGATCTCCTCAGTGCCTTTCAAGAGATTGACAAGGAGAACACAG GACTGATCTGTTTGAATGACTGGGCGAGTGCAATCGAGCGAGTTCTTCACCTGGATCTGCCTTGGCAAGTGCTTCATCCTCAGCTACTGTCCAGCACCAAAGAAGGAAAGCTGGACTATCAAGGCTGGTTCCGTGATCTCGCCCTAAAAAAGCCCAGATCCCAG CACATTGAACAGACTATGCTGGAGACACTTTATAGACATCGCTCCACACTAGAGACCATTTTCAGAATAGTGGACACCGATAATTCAG GTCTCATCACTTTTGAGGATTTCCGTCAGACGTTGAAGCTGCTCAGTGCCTATCTGAAAATGGAGATCTCTGACGAGGTCATCAACGGGCTGGTTATCAGCACCGACACAAATAATGACGGTAGCATTGACATTGATGAGTTTATGGAGGCTTTCCGGCTAGTAGACAAAAGCAGACTCGAGAGGGGTCAAAGTCTACTAAAGCTCAAGCAGGACACTGACAAATGTCTAACCTCGCAGACTGTAGACAATCCAGCTTCACAGACTGAAGATCTGTTATAA